The Erythrobacter insulae genome window below encodes:
- a CDS encoding TrmH family RNA methyltransferase → MRKQITGFSNPTVKYLRSLRDKKHRKRSGQFLVEGLRLLEDARESGHLPRQVVMAENRDAHPLIDRLEADVIAAGGEIIETTPDILTKITGKSNAQSVVGVFDEWDTGLDQLDRDAAPIWLVAQALRDPGNLGTMLRTGDAVGAGGLILIDDCADPFSAEAVRASMGAVFTQSLAQARWDEFTAWLRSGSGQLVAASLRDAVPYRGAPYAAPCFILVGNESQGLPESYEAECDLRVTMPMRGRADSLNAAVAGAVLAYEVLAGLEKS, encoded by the coding sequence ATGCGCAAACAGATCACCGGATTTTCAAACCCGACCGTCAAATACCTGCGGTCCCTGCGCGATAAAAAACACCGCAAACGCTCAGGCCAGTTTCTGGTCGAGGGATTGCGGCTGCTGGAGGATGCGCGAGAGAGTGGCCACTTGCCGCGGCAGGTTGTGATGGCCGAAAATCGGGACGCGCATCCACTGATTGACAGGCTGGAAGCAGACGTGATCGCAGCAGGGGGCGAAATCATCGAAACCACGCCCGATATTCTCACCAAGATCACCGGCAAATCGAACGCGCAAAGCGTCGTCGGCGTATTCGATGAATGGGATACCGGACTGGATCAGTTAGACCGGGACGCCGCGCCAATTTGGCTGGTCGCACAGGCGCTGCGCGATCCGGGCAATCTTGGCACGATGCTGCGCACCGGCGATGCAGTGGGCGCTGGCGGTTTGATCCTGATTGACGATTGCGCCGATCCATTCAGCGCCGAGGCCGTGCGCGCGAGCATGGGCGCAGTGTTTACCCAATCCTTGGCGCAGGCACGGTGGGATGAGTTCACGGCATGGCTGCGCAGCGGGTCTGGCCAATTGGTCGCCGCAAGCCTGCGCGACGCTGTGCCTTATCGCGGAGCTCCGTACGCGGCGCCATGCTTCATCCTTGTCGGCAACGAATCCCAAGGCCTGCCGGAATCTTACGAAGCCGAATGCGACCTGCGCGTAACCATGCCCATGCGCGGGCGCGCGGACAGCCTGAACGCGGCCGTAGCTGGCGCAGTGCTGGCTTATGAAGTGTTGGCTGGACTCGAAAAGAGCTAG
- a CDS encoding HPr kinase/phosphorylase, translating into MNRPGPLLMQASAVVISGRTMVIEGAPGSGKSSLALALIDRGAGLIGDDGVTLERLGDRLVASPPANITGLIELRGVGLVTLPVAKAAPVAIILSLDTPSERLPLSVPAREIMGISIPVLGFEPGNIAPAVRAEWALAKHGLVFD; encoded by the coding sequence ATGAACCGGCCCGGCCCACTTTTGATGCAAGCAAGCGCGGTCGTGATCAGCGGACGCACCATGGTAATTGAAGGCGCTCCGGGATCGGGTAAGTCCTCTCTCGCGCTTGCGTTGATAGATCGCGGAGCGGGATTGATCGGGGATGACGGCGTCACGCTGGAACGCCTCGGCGATAGGCTGGTCGCCAGCCCCCCTGCCAATATCACCGGATTGATCGAGCTGCGCGGCGTCGGCCTCGTCACTTTGCCGGTCGCAAAGGCGGCTCCGGTTGCGATCATACTGTCTTTGGATACGCCAAGCGAACGCTTGCCCCTATCCGTGCCAGCGCGCGAAATCATGGGCATTTCAATTCCAGTTCTGGGATTTGAACCCGGAAATATCGCGCCGGCTGTTCGCGCAGAATGGGCGCTGGCAAAACATGGATTGGTGTTCGATTGA
- the rapZ gene encoding RNase adapter RapZ produces MTSDSPSESSSSAIEPQRILLVTGLSGAGKSTALDVLEDLGWETIDNFPVRLLNRLVATSHQALDHQRRPLAIGFDSRTRGFVPSDIIDMLKSLTGRDDLSVSFMFIDCADAELERRYNETRRRHPMTHGRPLLEGIGAERELLEPLRRWADIVIDTSELSANDLQGHVRDLFEHNETGAMTLTVSSFGFARGMPPLADLVFDMRFLDNPHWIDGLRELTGQDAPVGEHIQKDPAFSAAFNQIHDLLLTLLPRYQAQGKSYVHIAFGCTGGRHRSVFTAESMAQGLRDAGFSPTVRHRNLGSRAADEIERGKRQGN; encoded by the coding sequence ATGACCAGCGACAGCCCTTCCGAGTCTTCTTCATCTGCAATAGAGCCGCAGCGCATATTGCTGGTCACAGGGCTTTCAGGCGCCGGAAAATCCACAGCGCTTGATGTGCTCGAAGATCTCGGCTGGGAAACAATCGACAATTTCCCGGTCCGCCTGCTGAATCGTCTGGTCGCCACATCGCATCAGGCGCTTGATCATCAACGCCGGCCTTTAGCCATCGGATTTGATTCGCGCACCCGCGGCTTTGTCCCGTCCGACATCATCGACATGCTTAAAAGCCTGACAGGCCGTGATGATCTTTCAGTCAGCTTCATGTTTATCGACTGCGCCGACGCCGAGCTTGAGCGGCGCTATAACGAAACCCGCCGCCGCCATCCGATGACCCATGGGCGCCCCTTGCTCGAAGGGATCGGAGCTGAACGCGAATTGCTCGAACCGCTGCGCCGCTGGGCCGATATCGTCATCGACACCAGCGAACTTTCAGCCAATGATCTGCAAGGCCACGTCCGCGATCTGTTTGAACATAATGAAACAGGGGCGATGACGCTGACTGTCTCCAGCTTTGGTTTTGCCCGCGGAATGCCGCCGCTCGCCGATCTGGTTTTCGACATGCGTTTTCTCGACAATCCACACTGGATTGACGGTCTGCGCGAATTGACAGGGCAGGATGCGCCGGTGGGCGAGCATATTCAAAAAGACCCCGCCTTTTCAGCCGCCTTCAATCAAATTCACGATCTGCTTCTAACGCTGTTGCCGCGGTATCAGGCGCAAGGTAAATCCTATGTCCATATCGCCTTTGGCTGCACCGGCGGGCGGCACCGCTCTGTCTTCACGGCAGAGAGCATGGCCCAAGGCTTGCGCGATGCGGGATTTTCGCCCACTGTCCGCCATCGCAATTTGGGCTCGCGCGCCGCTGACGAAATCGAACGCGGCAAGCGTCAAGGTAACTAA
- the rmuC gene encoding DNA recombination protein RmuC, which yields MDSTLLSILALVLGLIVGGVAAWFFASRPASDLRERLGVREGEFKTAIAELGEAKVDLSAAQERASRADALAVELQQAQQARAALSERLAAIESTAQEREKAFEEQKRLLIESREEMLTQFKATGSEVLKANQEEFLKRAEERFKQSEETGEQKIKALLNPVGERLEKYEKQVETLEKQRVDAFGQLGGLIQSMREGQEEVRREAQRLGNSLTNAPKARGRWGERALQNLLEQCGLAQHTDFMMEHSVDTEEGRLRPDAIINVPGQKKLVIDSKVSLNAYQAAFEAEDDDTRDFQLKAHAKSMRNHVQTLGAKSYQSQFEEAPDYVIMFIPGEHFVTAALDADPTLWDFAFERRVLLATPTNLVAIARTVAQVWRQDGLANDAREIGQMGAELYGRLRTAAEHLKRMGGGLDSAVKNYNKFVGSFERNVLSSGKRLADKGIEIGKAEIEEVPLVESTPNYNAADADEADAPEETKALGRDAAE from the coding sequence ATGGACTCGACACTTCTCAGCATTCTCGCGCTTGTTCTTGGTCTCATTGTTGGCGGCGTAGCGGCATGGTTTTTTGCCTCACGCCCTGCATCGGATTTGCGCGAGCGGCTTGGCGTGCGCGAGGGCGAGTTTAAGACCGCGATTGCCGAACTGGGCGAAGCTAAGGTCGATCTGTCGGCTGCGCAGGAACGCGCGAGCCGCGCTGATGCGCTCGCGGTTGAATTGCAACAGGCGCAGCAGGCCAGGGCCGCTTTGTCCGAACGCCTCGCTGCAATCGAAAGCACCGCGCAAGAGCGCGAAAAAGCGTTTGAGGAGCAGAAACGGCTTCTGATCGAGTCTCGCGAAGAAATGCTCACTCAGTTCAAGGCGACCGGGTCCGAAGTGCTCAAGGCCAATCAGGAAGAATTCCTGAAACGCGCCGAGGAACGTTTTAAACAGTCGGAGGAAACCGGCGAACAGAAGATCAAGGCGCTGCTCAATCCAGTCGGCGAGCGGTTGGAGAAATACGAAAAACAGGTCGAAACGCTCGAAAAACAGCGTGTTGATGCATTTGGCCAGCTCGGCGGCCTGATCCAGTCCATGCGCGAAGGGCAGGAAGAAGTCCGGCGCGAAGCGCAGCGGCTCGGCAATTCGCTGACCAATGCACCCAAGGCGCGCGGACGCTGGGGCGAGCGGGCTTTGCAAAACCTGCTCGAGCAATGCGGGCTGGCCCAGCACACCGATTTTATGATGGAACATTCGGTCGATACCGAGGAAGGGCGCCTGCGCCCCGATGCGATCATCAATGTGCCGGGCCAGAAAAAGCTCGTTATCGATTCCAAAGTTTCCCTCAATGCGTATCAGGCGGCGTTTGAGGCAGAGGATGACGATACGCGCGATTTTCAGTTGAAAGCGCACGCCAAATCCATGCGCAACCACGTGCAGACGCTCGGCGCGAAAAGCTATCAGAGCCAGTTTGAAGAAGCGCCCGATTATGTGATCATGTTCATTCCCGGTGAGCATTTTGTCACCGCCGCTTTAGACGCCGATCCGACTTTGTGGGATTTCGCGTTTGAACGCCGCGTCTTGCTGGCAACGCCGACCAATCTTGTCGCCATCGCACGCACGGTCGCGCAGGTCTGGCGGCAGGATGGACTTGCCAACGACGCACGGGAAATCGGCCAGATGGGCGCAGAGCTTTACGGGCGTCTGCGCACCGCCGCTGAACATCTCAAAAGAATGGGCGGCGGGCTGGATAGCGCGGTCAAAAACTACAACAAATTCGTCGGCAGTTTTGAACGCAATGTATTGTCATCTGGCAAGCGTTTGGCGGACAAAGGCATCGAAATCGGCAAGGCCGAGATTGAAGAAGTACCGCTTGTGGAAAGCACACCAAACTATAACGCCGCAGACGCTGATGAAGCCGATGCGCCCGAGGAAACCAAAGCGCTCGGGCGGGACGCGGCTGAGTAG
- a CDS encoding sensor histidine kinase, with translation MADDITPDISEDALLLKPKETLSITGRLSLTARILVVNILPLALLGGGLFYIDSYRTQLINERFKLARIEAQITAEALAGATRERQEALLVQIGKEQGMRLRMFDAEGLLWADSFALDEPAFEFNDISDDSWDQRFARWLDHTVDAIVSAEPVTDFVEPEGQTADAWPELIAAREQGVSQITLYDWVDGTPVITAAAPVGLNGAALLTVRNAVDITATVRSARTTLVTAVLLVLFASAMLSLYLARTIVTPLRQLSSAAVRVRQGREREVEVPRLPERSDEIGLLARAVSDMTGALRQRIDAVDSFAADVAHEIKNPLASLRSAVESLPKVEDAETRRKLEQIATHDVRRIDRLVSEISDASRIDAEMSRATRENINMADLVRAIIGSREYRAENQNHRIELKTLGFAANVVGVGTRLERVVENLLDNAVSFSPPEAPIEVTVDNDGTCVTLTVCDSGPGIPQGSREKVFKRFHSVRPEREDFGNHSGLGLAIARAIAEAHDGSLVADARPDGQQGACLRLNLPAA, from the coding sequence ATGGCTGATGATATTACGCCAGATATCAGCGAAGATGCCCTGCTGTTAAAACCGAAGGAAACGCTCAGCATAACCGGGCGGCTTTCGTTAACGGCGCGCATTCTGGTGGTGAATATCCTGCCGCTCGCGCTGCTGGGCGGCGGGTTGTTCTATATCGATTCCTATCGCACGCAGTTGATCAATGAACGGTTCAAACTCGCCCGGATCGAAGCTCAGATCACAGCCGAAGCGCTTGCCGGTGCGACCCGCGAGCGCCAAGAGGCGCTGCTGGTCCAGATCGGCAAGGAACAGGGCATGCGGCTGCGCATGTTTGATGCCGAGGGCCTGTTATGGGCAGACAGTTTCGCGCTTGATGAACCGGCATTTGAATTCAACGATATCAGCGATGACAGCTGGGATCAGCGTTTCGCCAGATGGCTTGACCATACGGTAGACGCCATTGTCAGCGCGGAACCGGTCACCGATTTTGTCGAGCCTGAAGGACAGACTGCCGATGCCTGGCCCGAACTGATCGCCGCGCGCGAACAGGGGGTCAGCCAGATTACCCTGTATGACTGGGTGGATGGCACCCCTGTAATCACCGCAGCCGCGCCGGTCGGGCTGAACGGTGCGGCGCTGCTTACGGTGCGCAATGCTGTGGACATCACGGCCACCGTGCGCTCTGCCCGCACCACACTGGTCACAGCCGTCCTGCTGGTGCTGTTCGCGTCGGCCATGCTGTCATTGTACCTTGCGCGGACCATCGTCACGCCGCTGCGCCAATTATCCAGCGCAGCGGTGAGAGTGCGCCAAGGCCGCGAACGCGAGGTGGAAGTTCCGCGTTTGCCAGAACGCAGCGATGAAATCGGCCTGCTGGCCCGCGCCGTATCCGATATGACCGGCGCTTTGCGTCAACGGATTGACGCGGTTGACAGCTTCGCCGCCGATGTCGCGCATGAGATTAAAAACCCGTTGGCCAGCTTACGCAGCGCCGTGGAATCTCTGCCCAAGGTCGAAGACGCCGAAACCCGCCGGAAGCTTGAACAGATCGCCACGCATGATGTGCGGCGCATTGATCGCCTTGTAAGTGAAATATCCGATGCAAGCCGGATCGACGCGGAAATGTCACGCGCGACCCGCGAAAACATCAATATGGCCGATCTTGTAAGGGCGATTATCGGCAGCAGAGAATATCGCGCAGAAAACCAGAACCACCGGATTGAATTGAAGACGCTTGGCTTTGCCGCCAATGTCGTTGGCGTTGGTACGCGTTTGGAGCGTGTGGTTGAAAACCTGCTGGACAACGCCGTCTCATTCTCACCGCCCGAAGCCCCGATCGAAGTGACAGTCGACAATGATGGCACCTGCGTCACTTTGACCGTCTGCGATTCCGGCCCGGGTATTCCCCAAGGATCGCGGGAAAAAGTTTTCAAACGCTTTCACTCCGTCCGCCCGGAACGCGAGGATTTCGGCAATCATTCCGGGCTTGGGTTGGCCATTGCGCGCGCCATTGCCGAAGCCCACGATGGCTCACTGGTCGCAGATGCACGCCCGGACGGCCAGCAAGGCGCGTGTTTGCGGCTTAATCTGCCCGCTGCATGA
- a CDS encoding UrcA family protein, translating into MTMLRTLTLPFIAVAGVLLLADPAIAQDDEIVVTGKLEIPRGFEPVSRAVNIDDLDLSKPRDADKMEDRVASAVRRVCSNVGNLRMRRYCHDYAWASARPQMERALDRARGG; encoded by the coding sequence ATGACCATGCTTCGCACACTGACATTACCGTTTATTGCTGTGGCAGGTGTTCTGCTCTTGGCGGACCCTGCCATCGCGCAGGATGACGAAATCGTCGTCACCGGAAAGCTGGAAATTCCCAGAGGCTTTGAACCAGTCAGCCGAGCGGTGAATATCGATGACCTCGACCTTTCAAAGCCCCGCGATGCGGACAAGATGGAAGACCGAGTTGCCTCAGCCGTGCGGAGGGTCTGCTCAAATGTCGGTAACCTGAGAATGCGCCGATATTGCCACGATTATGCCTGGGCCAGTGCCCGGCCGCAAATGGAACGGGCGCTCGACCGGGCGCGCGGCGGCTGA
- a CDS encoding PTS sugar transporter subunit IIA: MIGLILVTHGRLAEQFVEAMEHVVGTQANVATVCIGPNDDMERRRDEIAAAIENVDSGSGVIILTDLFGGTPSNLAISLLDAGRVEVIAGINLPMLIRLAGARKKMNVIEAVEAGQHAGRNYITVASELLGDNAEPAAAKG; encoded by the coding sequence ATGATTGGTTTGATCCTGGTCACCCACGGCCGCCTGGCGGAACAATTTGTCGAAGCGATGGAGCATGTCGTCGGCACACAGGCCAATGTCGCGACGGTTTGTATCGGACCCAATGATGATATGGAGCGGCGCCGCGATGAAATCGCCGCTGCGATTGAAAATGTCGACAGCGGAAGCGGCGTAATTATCCTGACCGATCTGTTTGGCGGCACGCCGTCCAATCTCGCAATATCGCTGTTGGATGCTGGCCGGGTTGAAGTGATCGCGGGGATCAATCTGCCAATGCTCATCCGTCTTGCCGGTGCGCGTAAGAAAATGAACGTCATCGAAGCGGTTGAAGCGGGGCAACATGCCGGTCGCAATTACATTACAGTCGCCAGCGAACTGCTTGGCGACAATGCGGAACCGGCGGCGGCAAAAGGGTGA
- a CDS encoding HPr family phosphocarrier protein, protein MSEVRKTVTIVNKRGLHARASAKFVGAVAALPGTISVRVAKDANEAAGGSILGLMMLGAAKGDCVDVIVSGENADGVLVDLAGLIEDGFGEE, encoded by the coding sequence ATGAGCGAAGTGCGCAAAACGGTAACCATCGTCAACAAACGCGGGCTCCATGCCCGTGCGAGCGCCAAATTTGTGGGCGCAGTGGCCGCTTTGCCCGGCACGATTTCAGTCCGCGTGGCAAAGGACGCGAATGAAGCCGCAGGCGGATCAATCCTGGGGTTAATGATGTTAGGCGCGGCAAAGGGCGATTGCGTGGATGTGATTGTCTCGGGCGAGAATGCAGACGGCGTGCTCGTCGATCTGGCGGGGCTGATCGAGGACGGATTCGGCGAAGAATAA